The following coding sequences are from one Musa acuminata AAA Group cultivar baxijiao chromosome BXJ2-4, Cavendish_Baxijiao_AAA, whole genome shotgun sequence window:
- the LOC135608897 gene encoding protein JINGUBANG-like translates to MGEGKDSSGGSGHGAMHANVPMPHSDPLIHHSSADDDYYARHSSSSATASSGYYSDHPTAASGDSSPFVMSPWHQSAPYPPCDPASADAAALPCTGLIGSLVREEGHIYSLAAIGDLLYTGSDSKNIRVWKNQKDFAGFKSSSGLVKAIVIAADRIFTGHQDGRIRSWRVSPKDATVHKRIGTLPRLKDVLRSSLNPSNYVEIRRNRSALWIRHSDAISCLSLNEEQGLLYSGSWDKTFKAWRISDSKCLESVVAHDDAVNSVVAAFDGLVFTGSADGTVKMWRREKQGKGIKHTLVQTLLKQEFAVNSLVVSPTAPIVYCGSSDGLVNFWEGEHHPTHGGVLRGHKMAVLCLSAAGSLLLSGSADKTICVWRREGAAHTCLSVLSGHSSPVKCLAMETEAGSEENGGSYAAARWIVYSGSLDKSVKVWRVSEQAPLELEQSGAYGGSNSGGSSGGTGQAYGGSVGQEFEMPVEQLRAAA, encoded by the coding sequence ATGGGGGAGGGAAAAGACAGCAGCGGTGGCAGTGGGCATGGAGCCATGCACGCCAACGTGCCGATGCCGCACTCGGACCCGCTCATTCACCATTCGTCAGCTGACGATGACTACTACGCGCGGCACAGCAGCTCCTCGGCCACCGCCAGCTCCGGGTACTACTCGGACCACCCCACGGCCGCGAGTGGTGACAGCTCACCCTTCGTCATGTCCCCCTGGCATCAGAGCGCCCCTTATCCGCCCTGCGACCCCGCCTCCGCTGACGCCGCCGCGCTTCCCTGCACGGGGCTCATAGGCTCCCTGGTGCGGGAGGAGGGCCATATCTACTCGCTCGCCGCCATCGGCGACCTCCTCTACACGGGCTCCGATAGCAAGAACATCCGCGTGTGGAAGAACCAGAAGGACTTCGCCGGGTTCAAGTCTAGCAGCGGGCTTGTCAAGGCCATCGTCATCGCGGCCGACCGCATATTCACCGGACACCAGGATGGCAGGATCCGGTCGTGGAGGGTGTCCCCGAAGGACGCCACCGTGCACAAGAGGATCGGAACTCTTCCCAGGCTCAAGGACGTCCTCCGGAGCTCTCTCAACCCGTCCAACTACGTCGAGATCCGCCGCAACCGCAGTGCGCTCTGGATTCGCCACTCCGACGCCATCTCGTGCCTCAGCCTAAACGAGGAACAGGGGTTGCTTTACTCCGGATCCTGGGACAAGACCTTCAAGGCGTGGCGGATCTCCGACTCCAAATGCCTGGAGTCCGTCGTTGCCCACGACGACGCCGTTAACTCCGTAGTGGCCGCCTTCGACGGGCTCGTCTTCACCGGGTCCGCCGACGGCACCGTCAAGATGTGGCGAAGGGAGAAGCAGGGGAAGGGCATCAAGCACACGCTAGTGCAGACTCTCCTCAAGCAGGAGTTCGCCGTTAATTCGCTGGTAGTCAGTCCCACGGCGCCCATCGTCTACTGCGGCTCTTCAGATGGACTCGTCAATTTCTGGGAGGGGGAGCACCACCCGACCCACGGCGGGGTACTCCGAGGCCACAAGATGGCAGTGCTGTGCCTTTCCGCGGCCGGGAGCCTCCTGCTGAGCGGCTCCGCGGACAAGACCATCTGCGTGTGGAGGCGCGAGGGCGCGGCACACACCTGCCTGTCTGTGCTCAGCGGACACTCCAGCCCCGTCAAGTGCCTCGCGATGGAGACGGAAGCCGGCAGCGAGGAGAACGGTGGCAGCTACGCCGCCGCGAGGTGGATCGTGTACAGCGGCAGCCTCGACAAGTCGGTGAAAGTGTGGCGGGTGTCGGAGCAGGCGCCGCTGGAATTGGAGCAGTCGGGGGCATACGGGGGGAGCAACAGCGGCGGAAGCAGCGGTGGCACCGGACAAGCCTATGGTGGGTCGGTGGGCCAAGAATTCGAGATGCCGGTCGAGCAACTACGAGCCGCCGCATGA
- the LOC103980201 gene encoding salicylic acid-binding protein 2-like: protein MNYGEGTGDGSCNKKHIIIVHGACHGAWSWHKVTTQLRSDGYQVTVPDLAASGVDERRFQDLRSFIHYSQPLLDILACLPPGERVILVGHSLGGLNIALAMDRFPEKIAAAVFVTAFMPDSVNPPSYVIDKHKEEKPMLNWGDTQFGLYGDKDEGPASMLFGAEFLSKLYTRSPPEDLTLARTLVRPSSVFLEDLASMPPFSPSRYGSVEKIYVVCAQDEIIREGFQRWMIENNPVKEVRVLEDADHMPMFSTPKQLFQCLSDVADACA from the exons ATGAATTATGGAGAAGGAACGGGCGACGGGAGCTGCAACAAGAAGCACATAATTATCGTCCATGGCGCTTGCCATGGAGCATGGTCTTGGCACAAGGTGACGACCCAGTTGAGGTCCGATGGGTACCAGGTTACGGTGCCCGACCTTGCGGCCTCCGGCGTCGACGAGCGGCGGTTTCAGGACCTGCGATCGTTCATCCACTACTCCCAGCCGCTCCTGGACATATTGGCCTGCCTCCCCCCTGGTGAGAGGGTCATTCTGGTAGGCCACAGCCTCGGAGGCCTCAACATAGCTCTGGCTATGGACAGGTTCCCCGAGAAGATCGCCGCCGCGGTCTTCGTCACCGCCTTCATGCCGGATTCCGTCAACCCGCCCTCCTACGTCATCGACAAG CATAAAGAGGAGAAACCCATGTTAAATTGGGGCGACACACAATTTGGCTTGTACGGGGACAAAGACGAAGGTCCCGCTTCCATGCTATTTGGCGCCGAGTTCTTATCCAAGCTTTACACACGTAGCCCACCCGAG GATCTGACGCTGGCGAGGACCCTTGTGAGGCCTTCTTCCGTGTTCCTCGAAGACCTCGCGTCCATGCCTCCCTTCTCCCCGTCGAGATACGGATCGGTGGAGAAGATCTACGTGGTGTGCGCTCAGGATGAGATCATCAGGGAAGGTTTTCAGCGGTGGATGATCGAGAACAACCCAGTGAAAGAAGTGAGAGTGCTGGAGGACGCCGACCACATGCCCATGTTCTCAACCCCGAAGCAGCTGTTTCAGTGCCTCTCGGATGTTGCCGATGCCTGCGCTTGA
- the LOC135609312 gene encoding salicylic acid-binding protein 2-like, protein MNVNNFNALTYIAEYIMNIRRSCNKKHIILVHGACHGAWSWYKVTTLLRSAGYQVTVPDLAASGVDERRLEDLRTFTDYSQPLLDILACLPPGERVILVGHSLGGLNIALAMDRFPEKIAAAVFVTAFMPDSVNPPSYVMDKHKEEKPMLNWGDTQFGLSGDEDKGPASVLFGTEFLSKLYTRSPPEDLTLARTLVRPSSAFLEDRASMPPFSPSGYGSVEKIYVVCAQDEIIREGFQRWMIENNPVKEVRVLEDADHMPMFSTPKQLFQCLSDVADAYA, encoded by the exons ATGAATGTAAACAACTTTAATGCTCTAACTTATATTGCTGAGTACATAATGAACATTAGGAGGAGCTGCAACAAGAAGCACATAATTCTCGTCCATGGCGCTTGCCATGGAGCATGGTCTTGGTACAAGGTGACGACCCTGTTGAGGTCCGCTGGGTACCAGGTTACGGTGCCGGACCTCGCGGCCTCCGGCGTCGACGAGCGGCGGTTGGAAGACCTGCGAACGTTCACCGACTACTCCCAGCCGCTCCTGGACATATTGGCCTGCCTCCCACCTGGTGAGAGGGTCATTCTGGTAGGCCACAGCCTCGGAGGCCTCAACATAGCGCTGGCTATGGACAGGTTCCCCGAGAAGATCGCCGCCGCGGTCTTCGTCACCGCCTTCATGCCCGATTCCGTCAACCCGCCCTCCTACGTCATGGACAAG CATAAAGAGGAGAAACCCATGTTAAATTGGGGCGACACACAATTTGGCTTGTCCGGGGACGAAGATAAAGGTCCCGCTTCCGTGCTATTTGGCACCGAGTTCTTGTCCAAGCTTTACACACGTAGCCCACCCGAG GACCTGACGCTGGCGAGGACCCTTGTGAGGCCTTCGTCTGCGTTCCTTGAAGACCGCGCGTCCATGCCTCCCTTCTCCCCGTCGGGATACGGATCGGTGGAGAAGATCTACGTGGTGTGCGCTCAGGATGAGATCATCAGGGAAGGGTTTCAGCGCTGGATGATCGAGAACAACCCAGTGAAAGAGGTGAGAGTGCTGGAGGATGCCGACCATATGCCCATGTTCTCAACCCCGAAGCAGCTGTTTCAGTGCCTCTCGGATGTTGCCGATGCCTATGCTTGA